From the genome of Miscanthus floridulus cultivar M001 chromosome 10, ASM1932011v1, whole genome shotgun sequence, one region includes:
- the LOC136487859 gene encoding uncharacterized protein — translation MRGRAPGARRRTPGVGARGEGAGGRARDAGGRRAGEGAGGRARDAGGRRAGEGAGGRARDAWGRRAGEGAGGRCAGEGTGGRARDAGGRRAGAGAGDRVRVSAGTGPAAKTLGSLTASEEEDSAQTMTAVRFPPIYTRYHL, via the coding sequence atgcgggggcgggcgccgggggccaggCGCAgaacgccgggggtcggcgcgcggggggagggcgccgggggccgggcgcgggatgccgggggtcggcgcgcgggggagggcgccgggggccgggcgcgggacgctgGGGGTCGacgcgcgggggagggcgccgggggccgggcgcgggacgcctggggtcggcgcgcgggggagggcgccgggggtCGGTGCGCGGGGGAGGGCACCGGGGGCCGGGCACGGGACGctgggggtcggcgcgcgggggcaggcgccggggaccgggtgcgggtgtcggcgggcacgggaccggcggcgaaaaccctaggcagcctgacggcgtcggaggaagaagacagcgcccagacgatgactGCCGTGCGCTTCCCTCCTATTTATACTAggtaccatttgtag
- the LOC136487860 gene encoding RING-H2 finger protein ATL56-like, with amino-acid sequence MMGWDELGDWITWGLIIFLGLVSVAVLINVVCQVIYAFRRSLRKTPALSIEEVLERIPDVPYQELPGGADDEDREMCVICVVPYEPGEACGVLPGCGHVFHKLCAAKWLRQNSTCPLCRAAFTVTDDARQTNAVSAVENMV; translated from the coding sequence ATGATGGGTTGGGACGAGCTCGGCGACTGGATCACATGGGGACTAATCATCTTCCTGGGGCTGGTGTCCGTCGCCGTGCTTATCAACGTCGTCTGCCAGGTGATCTATGCCTTCCGGCGAAGCCTCCGCAAGACGCCGGCGCTGTCCATCGAGGAGGTGCTGGAGAGGATACCGGACGTCCCATACCAGgagctccctggtggtgccgaCGACGAGGACAGGGAGATGTGCGTCATCTGCGTGGTGCCCTACGAGCCCGGCGAGGCCTGCGGCGTCCTGCCGGGGTGCGGGCACGTGTTCCACAAGCTCTGCGCCGCCAAGTGGCTGCGGCAGAACAGCACCTGCCCGCTCTGTAGGGCAGCTTTCACTGTGACTGATGACGCGCGACAGACCAACGCCGTTAGCGCCGTAGAGAACATGGTCTAG